A stretch of Oscillatoria sp. FACHB-1407 DNA encodes these proteins:
- a CDS encoding zinc-dependent alcohol dehydrogenase family protein, whose translation MKAVVMTSPGNPDVLQLREVPEPSLQSPTELLIRLKAAGINPIDTKLRKRGTFFPEQMPAILGCDGAGVVEAVGPGVKLFHIGQEVYFCHGGLGTRGGNYAEYAVVDERFVAHKPATLSFAEAAAAPLVLITAWEALHDRARLQSGQRVLVQAGAGGVGHVAIQLAKLAGATVCATVSHEEKAAFVSQLGADRPILYTQTDAVQAVLDWTDGVGVDISFDTVGGDVLSQCFAATRVYGDVVTLLAPDTKTDWKIARDRNLRFSFELMLTPMLQGLIEAQQQQAQILQQCARLIDQQKLKIHLSHTFPLAEAAAAHRLLEQGSTTGKIVLLIDN comes from the coding sequence GTGAAAGCAGTAGTCATGACATCACCGGGTAATCCTGATGTGCTGCAACTGCGGGAGGTGCCAGAGCCAAGCTTGCAAAGCCCGACAGAGTTGTTAATTCGGCTGAAAGCCGCTGGCATTAACCCCATTGACACCAAATTGCGGAAGCGGGGCACCTTCTTTCCAGAGCAGATGCCCGCCATCTTGGGCTGTGATGGAGCGGGTGTGGTGGAGGCGGTTGGCCCAGGCGTGAAGCTGTTTCACATTGGGCAAGAGGTGTACTTCTGTCATGGGGGGTTGGGTACCAGAGGTGGTAACTACGCCGAGTATGCCGTGGTGGATGAGCGGTTTGTGGCTCACAAGCCTGCGACGCTGAGTTTTGCTGAAGCAGCCGCGGCTCCGCTGGTGTTGATCACGGCATGGGAGGCATTGCACGATCGCGCCCGGTTGCAGTCGGGACAACGGGTGTTAGTTCAAGCGGGGGCAGGTGGAGTCGGTCACGTCGCGATTCAACTGGCGAAACTGGCAGGAGCAACGGTCTGTGCCACCGTCAGCCATGAGGAAAAGGCAGCCTTTGTATCACAGTTGGGAGCCGATCGCCCCATTCTCTATACTCAAACGGATGCGGTACAAGCGGTGCTGGATTGGACAGATGGTGTAGGTGTTGATATCAGCTTTGATACCGTGGGCGGTGACGTTCTATCTCAATGCTTTGCAGCAACGCGAGTCTACGGAGATGTGGTGACACTATTAGCCCCTGACACAAAAACGGATTGGAAAATTGCACGCGATCGCAACCTGCGATTCAGTTTTGAATTGATGCTTACGCCGATGTTACAGGGCTTGATTGAGGCGCAACAACAACAAGCTCAAATCTTGCAGCAGTGTGCCCGTCTGATCGACCAACAAAAACTCAAAATTCATCTCAGTCACACGTTTCCCTTAGCCGAGGCAGCCGCAGCGCATCGTTTGCTGGAACAAGGCTCAACCACCGGCAAGATTGTGCTGTTGATTGATAATTAA
- a CDS encoding metallophosphoesterase: MVNGQWLMVEVLSGEEMVGGKKTGNRVELKLSTLSSFILHPSSFILHPSSFILHPSSFILHPSSFILYPSLFPLLFFFFFFPSMHKWLTGSLKLETVAVSIADLPDSLNNLRIVQLSDFHYDGLRLSDELLAEAIALTNDYAPDLIALTGDYVTDDPTPIHALSDRLKGLQSRFGIYAVLGNHDHRSRFPNIKTEITTALERSGIQVLWNQIAYPLGEAFPVVGFADLKSRKFDPTLLQQIDPAVPRLVLSHNPDTADLLRSWRVDLQLSGHTHGGQVVIPGMGPLPAFGSQIRPFVPKALRPYIPYTKKKCHKVFRHWEWSEGLHRVGHNLLYVNRGLGTYLPGRLFCPPEVTYFTLVRKSA; this comes from the coding sequence ATGGTCAATGGTCAATGGTTGATGGTTGAAGTGCTCAGTGGGGAAGAAATGGTGGGCGGTAAGAAAACAGGCAATAGAGTTGAACTTAAGCTTTCGACCCTTTCATCCTTCATCCTTCATCCTTCATCCTTCATCCTTCATCCTTCATCCTTCATCCTTCATCCTTCATCCTTCATCCTTCATCCTTCATCCTTCATCCTTTATCCTTCTCTCTTCCCTCTTCTTTTTTTCTTTTTCTTTTTTCCCTCCATGCATAAGTGGCTGACTGGTTCACTCAAACTTGAAACGGTTGCGGTTTCGATTGCAGATTTGCCTGACTCGCTGAATAACCTTCGCATCGTTCAACTCTCTGACTTTCACTATGATGGGTTGCGGTTGTCAGACGAGTTGTTGGCAGAGGCGATCGCCCTTACCAATGACTACGCCCCTGACCTGATTGCTCTGACCGGGGACTATGTAACGGATGACCCAACACCAATTCATGCGCTGAGCGATCGCCTCAAAGGTTTGCAGAGCCGATTTGGGATTTATGCAGTGCTGGGTAATCATGACCATCGCTCCCGCTTTCCAAACATTAAGACTGAGATTACAACAGCTTTGGAGCGATCGGGCATTCAAGTGCTCTGGAATCAAATTGCGTATCCGTTGGGTGAAGCGTTTCCTGTAGTGGGGTTTGCTGATTTGAAGTCGCGTAAGTTTGACCCAACCCTGTTGCAACAGATTGATCCAGCCGTTCCGCGACTGGTGCTGTCGCACAATCCCGATACGGCAGACCTGTTGCGATCGTGGCGAGTTGACTTGCAACTGTCAGGACACACCCATGGTGGGCAAGTGGTGATTCCAGGCATGGGGCCACTCCCCGCGTTTGGAAGTCAGATTCGGCCGTTCGTCCCCAAAGCATTGCGTCCCTATATTCCCTACACAAAGAAAAAATGTCACAAGGTGTTTCGCCATTGGGAGTGGTCAGAGGGATTGCATCGGGTTGGGCACAACCTGTTATATGTCAATCGTGGGTTAGGAACCTACCTGCCAGGACGGTTATTTTGCCCGCCTGAGGTGACCTACTTCACATTAGTCAGGAAATCGGCATAA
- a CDS encoding pentapeptide repeat-containing protein: MVKSETITRAIRCIALIVSLWFGIAGVLSQPAWGAIAQPERIPLTVDILQERLRKPTQIEGSPTIDLRRFVIDLRSENATFREQFYRLLQTALRNPNSSLGLDLSYSLIQGELQMSELGLRASLYGQLSPSLFSETEQTQIERDRRRLSQLSQLSRSLLLQTQLTPLQLTVLRGPLTLVQTQFDGFANFTNTFFLGRVEAQGADFLQRTDWSETRFSRLANFAGSRFRQESRFRSAIFFDRARFNQVQFLGSTTFQGSEFQAIANFSQVVFQQTANLIRVQWRGNADFAQTRWQGQALFNRAKFGQACFLTEAIFEKLVSFREAQFNQPINLRGASILTQADWGDAGFAQGVYLNVAELQFNAEQAQILGNPGQVGRRLSVPTLQGNEALLRSLVRNFRLLEQISDVNWVEYTREKLRLRELRQQLVAVNLNTATVKELQQTGFSPQQAEAIAQARLQQPFQTLSDLLRLENINLATYVRVRDRVITSPPRAALAWLGDGLYWLGLGLLLSLTRFGTSSWLVFGVGLVAIAYFAVLFWLVDRFRRLTPQPIIPTIEETTWMLGGSGVLAILGLSAIFRTAEHPWVTLACLALVTVPIPAVLLGVLYWQGRYHDLMTVSYFVEDGSLRQLRLLIGRLPNIPRYPLFRERYAPILCDRRWNWLNYLDFSLNNLLKLGFNDIRLRDQHLPGLITALAWYQWGLGVLYIALLLWTFSRTIPGLNLLIYFK; this comes from the coding sequence ATGGTCAAATCTGAAACAATCACTAGAGCCATCCGTTGCATCGCCCTTATCGTGAGTCTCTGGTTTGGGATAGCGGGGGTATTAAGCCAACCTGCGTGGGGGGCGATCGCCCAACCAGAGCGCATTCCTCTCACCGTTGACATATTGCAGGAGCGTCTGCGAAAACCGACGCAAATTGAAGGCTCTCCCACCATTGATTTGCGGCGATTTGTGATTGATTTACGCTCAGAAAATGCGACCTTTCGAGAGCAGTTTTATCGCCTGTTGCAAACCGCACTCCGCAACCCCAACTCCTCACTGGGGCTAGACTTGAGCTATTCCCTGATTCAGGGTGAGTTGCAAATGAGCGAATTGGGGCTACGTGCCTCACTCTATGGGCAACTCTCACCCTCACTGTTTAGCGAAACAGAACAGACGCAGATCGAGCGCGATCGCCGCCGATTGTCACAGCTAAGCCAACTGTCGCGATCGCTGTTGCTGCAAACTCAGTTAACTCCCCTACAACTGACGGTGCTGCGCGGTCCCCTGACCCTGGTGCAAACCCAATTTGATGGATTCGCGAACTTCACCAACACTTTTTTTCTGGGTCGTGTGGAGGCACAGGGAGCCGATTTTTTACAGCGGACAGACTGGTCAGAAACTCGGTTTAGCCGTTTAGCTAACTTTGCCGGATCGCGATTCCGCCAGGAGAGCCGCTTTCGCAGTGCCATCTTTTTTGATCGAGCACGGTTCAATCAGGTGCAATTTCTGGGGTCAACTACGTTTCAAGGCAGCGAGTTTCAAGCCATAGCCAATTTCAGCCAGGTGGTGTTTCAGCAAACAGCTAACTTGATCCGGGTTCAATGGCGCGGCAATGCCGATTTTGCCCAGACCCGTTGGCAGGGACAGGCTCTGTTTAACCGAGCCAAGTTTGGTCAAGCCTGTTTTTTGACCGAGGCAATTTTTGAGAAACTGGTCAGCTTTCGGGAGGCGCAGTTTAATCAGCCGATCAACCTGCGGGGTGCGAGTATCCTCACTCAAGCGGATTGGGGTGATGCGGGATTTGCCCAGGGGGTTTACCTGAATGTAGCCGAGTTGCAGTTCAACGCCGAACAGGCTCAAATTTTGGGGAATCCGGGGCAAGTTGGACGCCGATTATCGGTGCCCACGTTGCAGGGCAATGAGGCATTGTTGCGGAGTCTGGTTCGCAATTTTCGCTTGTTGGAGCAAATCTCAGATGTGAATTGGGTGGAATATACTCGCGAGAAGTTGCGCCTGCGAGAACTGCGTCAACAGTTGGTCGCCGTTAACCTCAACACTGCCACTGTCAAGGAATTGCAGCAAACCGGGTTTTCACCACAACAAGCCGAGGCGATCGCCCAGGCGCGGCTTCAGCAACCCTTTCAAACCCTCAGCGATCTGTTGCGTCTGGAAAACATTAACCTGGCGACTTACGTCAGAGTGCGCGATCGCGTCATTACCAGTCCACCGCGTGCAGCCTTGGCATGGTTGGGTGACGGGCTGTATTGGCTGGGATTGGGGCTATTGTTATCACTCACCCGCTTTGGGACAAGTTCCTGGTTGGTGTTTGGCGTGGGGTTAGTGGCGATCGCTTACTTTGCAGTGTTGTTCTGGTTGGTGGATCGGTTTCGTCGGCTCACCCCACAACCCATCATTCCCACAATCGAAGAAACTACCTGGATGCTGGGCGGTTCTGGTGTACTAGCCATCCTGGGGCTTTCTGCTATCTTTCGCACTGCCGAACACCCCTGGGTCACGCTCGCCTGTCTAGCTCTGGTCACCGTGCCTATTCCCGCCGTACTCCTGGGAGTGCTGTATTGGCAGGGACGCTATCACGACCTGATGACGGTCAGTTACTTTGTCGAAGATGGCTCTCTGCGGCAACTGCGATTACTCATTGGCAGACTTCCCAATATTCCCCGCTATCCGTTGTTCCGCGAACGCTATGCCCCAATCTTGTGCGATCGCCGCTGGAACTGGTTGAACTATCTCGATTTCAGCCTCAACAACCTGCTGAAACTCGGCTTTAATGACATTCGCCTGCGCGATCAACACCTCCCCGGACTGATCACTGCCCTCGCCTGGTATCAGTGGGGACTGGGGGTGCTGTACATTGCTCTGTTGCTGTGGACGTTCTCTCGCACAATTCCGGGGTTGAATCTGTTGATCTACTTCAAGTAA
- a CDS encoding CHAT domain-containing protein: MRSPLQKHLLTLGSLLLGLVLTLVIGSVVAPASSTTPAPADAVRSRITEIEQTWQNQYNTHFNTSLAGTPLTADAINSTLARLNRQTGKKLALIYAFPQPDALELVLVIPGQPAVQKRLTDVPRTTLIPVINGFLNRVASPVRTRLYLEPARQLYQWIIAPLEADLQAQAIDTLVFCVGENLRSLPFAALHDGQQFLIEKYSVGLIPAFSLTNPNYNRLRQLRVLAMGASEFQGLEDLPAVPLELSAITQDRQGRVFLNRQFTLENLRRQLTSQAFGIVHLATHAEFNPGEPDKSYIQLWQGDRLDLDQLRRLDWRDLPVELLVLSACQTALGDREAELGFAGLSFQSGVKSSLASLWRVSDTGTLALMREFYGQLANPEVTTKAEALRRTQIAMLKGQIYIENDQLHNSNGAMSLPDELSQSGRLTFVQPYFWSAFTLVGSPW, translated from the coding sequence ATGCGATCGCCTCTTCAGAAGCACCTCCTGACGTTGGGATCGTTGCTATTGGGCTTAGTCCTGACACTCGTGATTGGCAGTGTAGTAGCACCTGCTTCATCAACAACGCCTGCCCCTGCTGATGCCGTGCGCTCACGGATTACCGAGATTGAGCAAACCTGGCAAAACCAATACAACACCCACTTCAACACCTCACTAGCTGGAACGCCTCTGACCGCCGATGCCATCAACTCAACCCTGGCACGCCTCAACCGTCAAACGGGTAAGAAGTTGGCTTTGATTTACGCTTTTCCTCAACCTGATGCATTGGAATTAGTATTGGTGATTCCGGGGCAACCTGCGGTACAAAAACGCCTGACCGATGTTCCTCGAACAACCTTGATCCCTGTGATTAATGGCTTTCTCAATCGCGTTGCTAGCCCTGTTCGTACCAGACTTTATTTAGAACCCGCTCGTCAGCTTTATCAGTGGATTATTGCTCCTTTGGAAGCAGATTTGCAGGCACAGGCGATCGACACTCTCGTTTTTTGTGTGGGGGAAAATTTGCGATCGCTTCCCTTTGCGGCACTCCACGATGGACAACAGTTTTTGATTGAAAAATACAGCGTTGGCTTGATTCCAGCGTTTAGCCTGACCAATCCCAACTACAATCGATTGCGTCAGTTGCGGGTGCTCGCGATGGGTGCGTCTGAGTTTCAAGGGTTAGAAGACTTGCCTGCTGTACCTCTGGAGTTGTCAGCTATCACCCAAGATCGACAGGGTAGGGTGTTTCTCAATCGCCAATTCACCCTCGAAAATTTGCGGCGACAACTGACTTCGCAAGCCTTTGGCATTGTCCACCTCGCTACCCACGCCGAGTTTAACCCTGGGGAGCCTGATAAGTCTTATATTCAACTGTGGCAGGGCGATCGCCTTGATCTTGATCAATTACGTCGGTTGGATTGGCGCGACTTGCCTGTTGAGTTGCTGGTCTTGAGTGCTTGCCAAACGGCATTGGGCGATCGGGAAGCTGAGTTAGGGTTTGCCGGGTTGTCGTTCCAATCAGGAGTGAAGTCATCTCTTGCGAGTTTATGGCGAGTCAGTGATACGGGAACACTAGCCCTGATGCGCGAGTTTTATGGGCAGTTAGCGAATCCTGAGGTGACGACTAAAGCTGAGGCATTGCGCCGAACCCAGATCGCTATGTTGAAAGGGCAAATTTACATCGAGAATGATCAACTCCACAACTCCAATGGAGCCATGTCATTGCCTGATGAATTGAGCCAGAGTGGACGTCTAACCTTTGTACAACCCTACTTTTGGAGTGCGTTTACACTTGTGGGTAGCCCCTGGTGA
- a CDS encoding ArsR/SmtB family transcription factor, translating to MQPTSLPTTDANPPQGDLLRIAPVIKGFHALSDPLRVKVLELLRDQELCVCELCEHFNVSQSKLSFHLKTLKEAGLVQTRQEGRWIYYSLNLIQFIALEQYLSEYRRLSRIIPARPCGDGS from the coding sequence ATGCAACCAACCTCTCTGCCTACAACAGACGCTAATCCCCCCCAAGGGGACCTGCTTCGCATCGCTCCTGTGATTAAAGGTTTTCATGCACTGTCTGATCCATTGCGGGTGAAAGTGTTAGAGCTGTTACGCGATCAGGAATTATGCGTTTGCGAATTGTGCGAGCATTTTAACGTTAGCCAATCAAAACTGTCGTTTCATCTCAAGACGCTGAAAGAAGCAGGGTTAGTGCAGACGCGCCAAGAGGGGCGGTGGATCTATTACAGCCTGAATCTGATACAGTTCATCGCATTAGAACAGTATTTGTCAGAGTATCGCCGTTTGAGCAGGATAATTCCGGCTCGACCTTGCGGAGATGGGTCTTAA